The segment ttcttgtggagttaaaaaaatacaataataatagtttaggagatggattgtcttttttttctgtaCATAAACTTTCTCAAGAGATTTATACATTTGCATGATCTAACTAATTTGAAAAAATTGAGAAAACTTCTAGTTTTGAacttttatttatcaatttcgGTTCTTCTCTAAATAGACAAAATGCTCTTGAACATTGTTCTTTttgttagtttatttatttcttagttacaaataaacaaataattgttatttattattacatgaatatgaaatatttgaaaatatttttgaaatgattttttcCATAAAATGTTAAGTTTTGATAACCAAAATTACATTGCAACTCTATTATCTCAGTATTTTTCTCAACTTAAACATGTAGttgaaaattcttttaaaatgtGTTTAACATTTACATACATGATTGttgataattatatttgtttccaTATTGTTTCACATACATACATTTCTTCATATGTACAACTTCTGCATCTATTCTACTGTAGTCATAAGAATCTTTTTGTTCCACTAAAATGATTACGATATGTTGAACATAAAGTCTCATAAAttgttttactatatatatatatatatatttaaattcagtttcatttattttgataaattttatgtttttaaaacatttttagaaTGTTTAACAAGACGAAACCACGGTGCGACAGTGGTTTAcaaatcttacatttttttggaacttgtatttagatattatatttattCACTGTTTTGCATAATGGCCTTAATGCAATGAAATTcgacaaaaaaatacaatgaTGCATTTAGATAGATAGTcatcaaatcaaattttgttatatttatttaaataattagcGACAAAAACCAACAaacaatactattaattatatattttacttaagTGTTCTTATAAAATCacatgttataaaaaaaaatacttgtaATTTGCTTTAAGTAACTAAAACTTAATTTCATGAATTATAAAACTTCTTGGCATTTCGTAATGAActaattatatcattttttaagtttaacaTGCTAACAAGTTGTATAGAAAGTTAGAAATAGGATTTTATATATTGATGATGTTATTAAACAGACTAGAATGAAAGTAAGAGACTCTCAAGTATAATAATCCGTGAAAACAGGGTATTTTGTGTAAATACATTAAATACACAGAACTGGTTTTGGATAATGCACAAACCAAATTAAAGAACGAGCGGTTACTCtcgaccttcttcttcttcagaaacAAACAAGATGATGAACACACTCCAAACATTTCAGACAACTCTAACACCAAACTTTCATGTACTGTTCAATCCCCCAAGACATTCCATTTCTCGAACCCAATTCCTCTGTCTCTCGAAATCCAGAGATGGAAACTCGGACTCAGAGTCTGATCCGGATCCTCCGAAACAAGAAGGAGATACACAGAGACAAGAGCTCTTAGCCAGGATCGCCATGCTTCAGACATCGAAGGTCCGTTTAACTGATTTCTTGGACGAACGATCAGATTATCTCACCAAGTTTGCTGAAGAAGCCAACGCTGAGTTTGACAAGGTTGGAGAAGACGCCATGAAAGACCTCGACGAAGCAAGCTCAAGGGTATTGTATCAGTTCTAAAAGATCCTCACTTTTGTCTTTTTCATCGCTTAGACATCGATTTGCTCGATGATCTTGCATGAACAGAGAGATACATAAGCTGACATTGTTTGCTTTTGTTTCTTGGTGATTGAGCAGATACTAGAGAACATCGAGAGCAAGATGCAAGCTTTTGAGGAATCTGTGGGACTTAACAGATTGGAGATAGAGGAGAACGATAACAAGTTGGCTGAGTTTGAAGAGAAGATTGTGGAAGATAGGAACGAAGGATTGTTCTTCAAGAGCTTCCGTGATAAGAAGCCTGTGGATGCAGAGGAAGCTAAAGAGGAGACTCAGAGAATACAAGAAGTAACCAAAGAAAGTGCAGGATCAGAGTCAAGAAGGAACATTTACCTCGGTTTAATTGGGATCGTGGCTCTAGCAATCGCTGATTCGTTTGTTTCTTCACCGGATTGGAGAAAAGTAGCTGTTCTTGGAGCTATCCTTATCCCACTGCTCACTCAGTTTGTGTACGAGCAGACATTGTTATCAGAAGAAGCAGACAAGGGTAAAGGAAACAAGAAATAATGAATAGTACCGACTCTGTAACAATGTAAAGTAATACAGAGTGATAATGCAtgattagtttttcttttaaccGACGAAAGGTTACAAGAATAAAGTAATACAT is part of the Raphanus sativus cultivar WK10039 chromosome 5, ASM80110v3, whole genome shotgun sequence genome and harbors:
- the LOC108862520 gene encoding uncharacterized protein LOC108862520, with the protein product MMNTLQTFQTTLTPNFHVLFNPPRHSISRTQFLCLSKSRDGNSDSESDPDPPKQEGDTQRQELLARIAMLQTSKVRLTDFLDERSDYLTKFAEEANAEFDKVGEDAMKDLDEASSRILENIESKMQAFEESVGLNRLEIEENDNKLAEFEEKIVEDRNEGLFFKSFRDKKPVDAEEAKEETQRIQEVTKESAGSESRRNIYLGLIGIVALAIADSFVSSPDWRKVAVLGAILIPLLTQFVYEQTLLSEEADKGKGNKK